From one Macrobrachium nipponense isolate FS-2020 chromosome 37, ASM1510439v2, whole genome shotgun sequence genomic stretch:
- the LOC135209389 gene encoding protein GVQW3-like yields MLERIKQRCCIKFCYKLGDTQVQTIQKIQQTFGDEAMGITQIKEWYNRFKIRQTSVESKPWSGRPSTSRNKEFVENVRRIVEDDCRITINEITEEVGISSGSVHTILTEDLVMRRVSVKFFPKLLAEQQKQLRLEIAQDLLILPT; encoded by the coding sequence ATGTTGGAGCGCATCAAGCAGCGCTGCTGCATTAAGTTCTGCTACAAACTTGGTGATACGCAAGTGCAAACTATCCAGAAGATTCAGCAAACCTTTGGCGATGAAGCCATGGGAATAACACAGATAAAGGAGTGGTATAATCGCTTCAAGATAAGACAAACCTCAGTTGAGAGCAAGCCATGGTCAGGCAGGCCATCCACCAGCAGAAACAAAGAATTCGTTGAAAATGTTCGTCGAATAGTGGAGGACGACTGTCGTATAACCATCAACGAAATTACTGAAGAAGTAGGAATAAGCTCAGGATCAGTTCATACAATTTTAACGGAAGATTTGGTCATGCGACGAGTGTCTGTTAAATTCTTTCCCAAGTTGCTGGCGgaacagcagaaacaactccgCCTGGAAATTGCACAAGACCTGCTCATTCTGCCCACTTGA